Within Enterobacter sp. RHBSTW-00175, the genomic segment CGACTGGTGCTGACAAACGGGTTGTCTGCCAGCAACAAGCCACCCATCGTCGGCGTGGCGGCGCTGTTGGTAGACTCCAGCCCCACCAGCTTGCCGCGCGCGCTACGCAGATACGTCATCGCCTGCTGGTGATTACCCTGCGCCTCTTCCAGACGCGCCAGCAACAGCAAACGCTGCGGCGAGTTGTTGGTTTGCAACCCATTAGCCAGCTGTTTCGCCTTCACGACATTGTCTTGTGCCAGCGCAACATCGATTGCGCCCACGCGCGCATCCTGATCCGGCGTATCGCGCGTCATCAGGTAGTCATAAACCACGCCCGCTTCTTTGTTCATTTTGCCGGTCTGGTAAAGACGCGCCATCGCAAACATCAGATCGGTATTTTGCGGATCGCTTTGCAGCGCGCGGATCAGTTTGTCGTAGGCTGCCGCATAATTACCCTGCTCGCGAAGCTGATCCGCTTCGTTGATCACATAGCCATTACGCACCCCTGCCAGTTGGGTTGGCGTACTGCGTGAAAGCAGTTCCGGGTTTGCCAGGAAGCGCTGAGCTTCGCCGTTCAGCCCGGCCTGGTTCAGTACGGCAACCTGATCGGCATAGTCGCCGGCATTGCCCTTCACCCCGTCGTTCATGTTGTTGCGAACGACCGATACCGCTCCCGTGAGGTCGCCGCTTTGCGCCAACATCCTGGCCAGCTTGCCTGCATCTGCCGGGCTTTCCGGTGGACGAGACGACAAGGTTTTCAGCGTGTTGGCCGCCGCAACTCCATTGCCCTGCGCCAGATAGCGCTCAGCGGTAGCCATTTGCAGGTTGTAATTCACCCGCTGCGAGAGCTCACGCATTTGCGGTGTCTGGCTGGCGGGAGAAACCCGTGACAACAATGTTTGTGCCTGCTGCCAGGCATCGTTTTCACTGGCAAACAGAGCGGATGCATACAGTGCACTGGCTCCTGCCCCCGGACGTGACGCAGGTTGCATCACAGATGCCGCTTCACCATCAGCCCCTGATTTTTGCAGCAGACGCGCCAGATCAAGACGCAGCCACGGATCGTCCGGCAAACGGGCAACACCCTGACGCAGAATAGCGATAGCCTGTTGCGTATTGCCGCTATCGACAGCCTGTTGCGCCTGACGACGAACAGGATCTCCCGGCAAACCGGTCACCACACGCGGCTGAAGCTTCGCCTGAAGCGATGCCGGTAAGGTTCGTAATATGGCCTGCGCGTCATCCGTTTTGTTTTGCTCTTTCAGGACGTAATAGAGATTTTCGCGCGCCGCGCCGTTTTGCGGTTGGTTGTTCACCATTTCACGCAGGATTTGTTCAGCCTGCGGGTAGTCTTTGTTATGACGCAGCACATCGGCACGGAACAGTTTGGCAGCCGTCCCCCGCTCACCTGTTTGCTGGGCCAGAGGTGCGGAGAGCACGAGCGCCTGGCTAATATTGCCCTCTTTCAGCGCCTGCTGAGCCTGGGCAAGCTGGCCGTAAAATGCCGCGTCATCTGCCTGAGCTTGTCGCTGTGCAGAGGCGTCACCGCCCTGACTGGCCGCACGCCCCAGATACTGCGCCGCTGCCTGATAATCCCCTTTGCGCTGTGCGATATACCCCATCCCGGCCAGGGCATCGGCATCCTGCGGGTTGGTTTGCAGCACTTGCTCGAACTGGCGCTTTGCGGCATCGGTATTGCCGCTGTTCAGGGCGGTAAAACCTTCGCCTTTTGCCGCACCGCCCACGTTTTTGCGGTAGTACGCCTGCACTTCGCTGTCCTGCGGATGGCGCTGCAACCAGGTATCATAAAACTGTTCATCGCCCGGTTTTGGTCCCAGCCATAACAGCGCCTGACGCAGCCCGGCATCGGCATCTTTGCTGCCGCTGGCCATCTCCTGCAATTGCATCATCCCGTCACGGCGCGTCTCTTCCCGCCAGGTAAGCATTTTTCCCAGCGCCACGCGTGCCGCGTTATCCTGCGGATTCTGTGCCGAGAAGCGCTGTAATTCTGCCAGCGCCTGAGGATAGAGCGCTTTGTCACTGCCCATCGTCAGGTAGTATTCCGGCGCAAGGCTCACCGGGGGAGTATCGCCATTAAACAACGTTTTCCAGGTATCGAGCGCCGCAGGAATATTGCCGCTACGTGCCTGCTGACGCGCCAGAGTTAACGTGCCCTGTGGCACCTGGGTCATCTGCCTGGCGTTATCCAGCGCCTGTAATCCGGCATCATCTGGCGAGACTTTCGCCAGCCGTGCACGCCACTGGGCCGCGGTTTGTAAATCGCCATTTTGCTGCGCCCACAATGCCATCAGATAGAGTGCCTGGGTGTTATTGGCATCCACCATCAACACTTTTTTCAACGACTCACTGGCGAGGTCATCATGGGATTTTTCATGCCAGTAATTTGCCTGGTCGAACAGCGCTTTCAACGCAGCATCGTTTTGCGCCGCAAATGCCGTCGTACCAAACGTCAGCACACCGGAAAGGCAGATAGCCGATTTAATTGTTATTTTTTTCACTTTCCTGTCTCCGGGTTCAGGCGCTTATGCGCACGCTTTTTCAGGAAGGCATAAAGCGCCAGTCCGGTCAGCGAACTGATAATCAACCCAAGAATGGCCAGCAGCGCCGAATGCTGGTTGGCATACCAGACAATCATCATTTGCATCGGCATTTGCCCGCTCGGGAATTGCGACCCGACGCGGAAACTGCGTACACCGTTTTCGTTGGTGATAATCGCCGCATCGCCACGAATACCGGCGTTGATGCGTGCTGAGGTTAAATCCTCATGCAGGCGTGAAAGCTGATCGTCATTGCTGCCCAGCGCCATCACCACCAGTCGGTCACTGTTCCACGGCGAGCGGAAGCTCACAAACCCGCGCCAGGCTTCGTTGGAAGAGAAGTAGCGGTCAGCGTCGACGCCATCGGACGTCCAGTCTCCGGTGAGCCACCGTTGCAGCTTCTGCCAGGTTGTCGGCTCACGCACGCCCAGGGTGTTGTCATGCGAGGTAAACGGCGAACTGCTGAGCAGCGCCTGGTTGAAGTCATGCTGAGCCATCCCACTGACGGCAAGCACATCGCGGGTACGCAGCAGCTCCAGATTGCCGCCCGCCGCGGGCACGCCCATCACGACGCGGTTGTTGTACAGTGCAGCACCGGTGGCGTTACCAGAGCGCGCCGCCATGTCCAGAAGCGTCGCGACCTGGGTTTCAGTCGGGTGTTCCGGCAACATCAACACTGTTTCCGAGTAATCAGCCATACGGGTGAACGGGAACGATGCGCCGACAAAGTAAGAGAGGTTTGGCATCAGCGCGAAGTGACGCGTATGGTTCAGATCGATCCACGAATCCTCGTCAATACGGCTCTTGATGTTGTTATTCAGCAGCACGCTGCACGGGGCGTTCTCTTTTGCCGTAATGTTGAAATAGAGCGAAAGCTGGTTGTCGCCGTAAATCATGTACGGCTCCAGCGGCATATCGAATTTCTCCTGCCGCGCATCGCCGCCCACCTTGTGCCAGAGGGTTTCCAGCGCACCTTGCTTGTTCACCGGCAGGTTATGCAGGAAGGTGTCGTTGAGCGTCATGCTGAGCCAGGACTTGTTTTCGTCAATCCAGTTTTCGGTCGGGAAACGATAGCCAATGTGCAGCGGGATTGTTTCGCCATCCCACAGGAACAGATCGGGAGCTGCACGAAAGGCAACGCGCAGCGGTGGATGCCAGATCCCGGTGACGGTCAGGCTTTGATCTTTACGGATCAACTCTGAAAGCTTCACCGGACGATCCGTTGGGATCCATCGCGGGGCATCATAAGGTTTGCTGACAGGGATCTTTTGCACCGGCAGCGAGATACTGGCGGTTTGCAGTGCAAAGTTACCGCGCGTCAGCCGCCATGCCGCCGTGCGCAGCGCGGCTTCATCCTTACCCACGACCAGCAACAGCTTATAAACCGGGTTTGCCGGGTTATCGACGATTTGCAGCATCGGCTGAGTGGTTTGCGGCAATGTCATACCGCCAATCTTCTCGCCGGGATGACCAATCAGAATGCCGTTTTTCTCTGGCAGCGTGTCAGTCAGCGCGGCAAACGAGACACCGCGATAATCTGCCTGAATCCCCAGCCAGGAAGAGATCAGTGCCGCCGCGCTGAGCGAATCGCTGCTAAGACTTGCCCCAAACGCAAAGGCGATGGTGGCTGGCGTCATCTGCATACTGTCAAAGAACGGGCGCGGGAAGTGGCTCAAATCAGCGCCAATATCCAACTGCTGCCCTTCCAGTTCAAAACGGGAATCAGGCAGGACCGTAACGCGATATTTATCCGTCAGATCACGCTGGCACTGCATCGCATCACCATCGTTAATCTTAAAGCTCAGGCTGTTGCTGGAGACCAGCAGCGCAGAGGGAATATCCAGCTGGAATCGTGAAACATCGCTCTCTTCCGCTCCCAGCGGCACAGTGCCAAGCGGTTGCCCGTTGAGCATCAGCTGCATAGTGGCATTACGCGTGGCCATCGCCGGAGAAACTTTCAGATTCAGTAAAAGCTGGGCGTTAGTGACCACCTGATCGACCGGCAGGGTAAAGCGTGTACCGCCCTGCAACTGGCCGCCGCTCAGCACAATCCCCTGCGGTTGCCCCATTTGCGCCACGCTAATGGTGTTCACCGAGGTAGGGGCAAAGGATGCAGCAGGCGCGGCTGGCGCAGGCATTTCAACCGGCAATAACGACGCTACTGTGGTTTCCTCACTGTGCAGTGGCAGCGCAAACAACGACGCCGCCAGCAGGGTGAGTGTTGTCAGACGTTTCATGCGTTGCCGTCCTCCTGAACCTGTACTTTTGCCTGCACGCGGCGGTTTGCCCGGCGGGTTTTCCAGGTCATCCAGAACAGTTCGAATACACAGCGAACAATGGTCGCCAGCGAGCGGAATGGATTGTCCTGCGGTTTCGGCGGCTGGATCCACGCATCGGCGCGCGCCAATACCACCCGCACCAGTTCGCGGCGTCGTGACAGCGGGATATCGTCGAACATCAGGCGGATATAGCGTTCATCCGTCGTGACAACTTTCACCGGAATGCTGATCGCCCCTGATTGCAGCAGCAGCTCAATTTCTTCAATCTCATCCGTCAGGTGACGGTCGTCTGGCAGCTCAATACGGCAGCCGCCCATTGACAGATCGGCCGTCTGGCTACGGGAAGAGATACCGCTGGCGTAGTGGATAAGCACCGGAATGGTGACATCAATACGAATCGTTTTGCGTGTCTGACGCGTTTCACGCGCCACCGCAATGGCGGCCAGCAGGAAGATCAGGCTGTAGAGTCCCCAGCCCACGTTAAGTGCGATAACGCGTGGATCAACGCCGTAGTAGTCATGCGCGAAGGCGCGGACAATCCCCGCAATCACGCCGATACCAAGCAGAATGGCAATCACCAAATGGGGCCGAACAACCCTGAAATCAAAATACCCGACGTCCAGCAGAGCGCCCTTGTCGGTCACGTTAAACTTGCCGCGTTTCGGGAAGACCATGGTGACAACCGTTGGCAGCACCAGATGAAACGCCAGCACCAAATCGTAAATTTCACCCCAGAAGCTGTAACGGTAGCGACCGTTCATGCGCGAGTTGATGTAGATCGCCAGGAAAAGATGCGGCAATGCGTACGCGAAGACCAGGCTCGCCGACGAGTGAATGATATTGAGGTTGAACAGCAGATACGCCAGCGGCGCGGTTAGAAACGCGATGCGCGGTAAGGCAAACTGGTAATAGAGCATTGCGCTCAGGTAACACAGACGTTGCTGAATCGTCAGGCCACGGCCAAACAACGGGTTATCCAGACGGAAAATCTGCGTCATTCCTCGCGCCCAGCGGGTACGCTGAATCACATGTAACACCAGACGCTCGGTCGCAAGACCGGCAGCCAGCGGAATATCCAGGAACGCCGATTTCCAGCCCAGACGCTGCATCTTCAGCGCGGTGTGAGCATCTTCGGTAACGGTTTCCACAGCAAAACCGCCGATCTCTTCCAGTGCGCTACGGCGAATAACCGCACATGAGCCGCAGAAGAAGGTCGCGTTCCAGTTATCGTTACCCTGCTGGATAGGGCCATAGAACAGCGTGCCTTCGTTCGGGATATTGCGCCCGACAGAGAGGTTACGTTCGAACGGATCTGGCGAGTAGAAGTAATGAGGCGTCTGCACCAGCGCCAGTTTTGGATCTTTAAGGAATCCACCGACTGTTGCTTGCAGGAAGATACGCGTGGCTACGTGGTCGCAGTCGAATACGGTAATCAGCTCGCCCTGAGTCAGCTTCATCGCATGGTTGAGGTTACCCGCCTTGGCATGAGAATTATCGTTACGCGTGATGTAACCCACACCGACATCCGCCGCAAACACCGCAAACTCCCGGCGTTTCCCGTCATCAAGCAGGTAGATCTTCATTTTGTCGCGCGGATAATCGATACACTGCGCCGCGAGCACCGTATCGCGCACCACTTCCAGCGATTCGTTGTACGTAGGAATATAGACATCAACCGTTGGCCACAACGACATGTCATCCGGCAAAGGCACAATTTCGCGTTTCAGCGGCCAGATAGTTTGCAAATAATTCAGCAATAACAGCACCCAGACGTAGACCTCTGCCAGAAATAACCCCATGCCGAGGATGGTTTCAATCTCTGAATTAAAATGCAGCGTTTGAGTCAGGCGAAAATACATATAGCGGGTAGACATCAATAATGACATCACCACCATAATCACTGAAATGCTTCGTTTTTTACTGAAGCCCATTAAAAACAGCAGGCCGATGCTAATCAGGCCAAATATATACTGCTTTTGGCTATCCATCGGGGTAATGACAACCAGCAAGGCAACAGGAACCATTGCCAGTACCAGCAAAATTAAGAGCAACTTTTTCATAGGAAACCCTGCGTGGAATTAGAACCCCGACATACGCGGAAGGGTATGAACCGTACCGTCACCCACTTTCACCCCGAGGATGCCTGCAACTTTTTTGGCGATAAGCTCAATGTCGAAAGCCGCTGCGGATGCCGGGCTAAAATCGAAAACGGATTGCTGAGAAGCATTGGCTTCACCTACGCTTTCATCCCGGTGAACGACGCCAAGCAGTTTTTCACCCAGCTTGTTCTCGACAAAGGCCGTCACATCGCGGCTGATTTGGCGGCGGTTGTCGCTCTGGTTAAGCACGAAGTAATGACCTGATTTCTGATTGAGTACCCCACCCGTCAGGCGCTGGTTTTCAATTTGCGGCAGAAGCGATAGCGAAGCTGTATCGGCCAGTAACGTCACCAGATGGAGATCGGCCAGGCGGGACATCGCTTTCAGCGCAGGCGTTGGGCCAGGAGGAAAATCTGCGATGATAATCAGTCCTGGATAGTTCAACAGCGTACTCAGACCTCGGGTCAGGAAGTGCTCGTCGTGAG encodes:
- a CDS encoding cellulose biosynthesis protein BcsC — protein: MKKITIKSAICLSGVLTFGTTAFAAQNDAALKALFDQANYWHEKSHDDLASESLKKVLMVDANNTQALYLMALWAQQNGDLQTAAQWRARLAKVSPDDAGLQALDNARQMTQVPQGTLTLARQQARSGNIPAALDTWKTLFNGDTPPVSLAPEYYLTMGSDKALYPQALAELQRFSAQNPQDNAARVALGKMLTWREETRRDGMMQLQEMASGSKDADAGLRQALLWLGPKPGDEQFYDTWLQRHPQDSEVQAYYRKNVGGAAKGEGFTALNSGNTDAAKRQFEQVLQTNPQDADALAGMGYIAQRKGDYQAAAQYLGRAASQGGDASAQRQAQADDAAFYGQLAQAQQALKEGNISQALVLSAPLAQQTGERGTAAKLFRADVLRHNKDYPQAEQILREMVNNQPQNGAARENLYYVLKEQNKTDDAQAILRTLPASLQAKLQPRVVTGLPGDPVRRQAQQAVDSGNTQQAIAILRQGVARLPDDPWLRLDLARLLQKSGADGEAASVMQPASRPGAGASALYASALFASENDAWQQAQTLLSRVSPASQTPQMRELSQRVNYNLQMATAERYLAQGNGVAAANTLKTLSSRPPESPADAGKLARMLAQSGDLTGAVSVVRNNMNDGVKGNAGDYADQVAVLNQAGLNGEAQRFLANPELLSRSTPTQLAGVRNGYVINEADQLREQGNYAAAYDKLIRALQSDPQNTDLMFAMARLYQTGKMNKEAGVVYDYLMTRDTPDQDARVGAIDVALAQDNVVKAKQLANGLQTNNSPQRLLLLARLEEAQGNHQQAMTYLRSARGKLVGLESTNSAATPTMGGLLLADNPFVSTSRTSQAAGATVSSESALPWQLAQTAREPGSTLPGTTRTDLPQETVQSRTLRQVDDMMLQMQDQTGTWLQGGVQIRGRDGESGTSKLTEAKAPLTWSSSPFGESRFEFTATPVTLSAGSASGDAWRRFGSNPLANAASNVISTVTNEQKSLAAMSDTDRATYLASHPEMATIDSLGTLNASDFNLTSTDGQLNLAKLGAYDGGAVGEYLEASSHKPNVSQPGDVSTDSQKANGVELSMALSGKDYRMDIGSTPLGQDLSTLVGGVKWSPKLTNYLSLILTGERRAVTDSLLSYVGLEDKYSGKSWGRVTKNGGNLQLSYDDGDAGFYVGGGGYSYLGENVASNTSVNAGAGVYLRPYHDDLRQVQAGLSMSWMDFSKNLSQFTFGQGGYFSPQNYVSVALPVDYTQKIDNWKLKLGGSVGYQSYSQDSSDYFPTKDAWQDLLEGAVASGFAKEARYKSSSENGIGYTVRAGVDYNVNKDMTIGGNVGYDTFGSYNESTAGLYFRYMLGDK
- the bcsB gene encoding cellulose biosynthesis cyclic di-GMP-binding regulatory protein BcsB; translation: MKRLTTLTLLAASLFALPLHSEETTVASLLPVEMPAPAAPAASFAPTSVNTISVAQMGQPQGIVLSGGQLQGGTRFTLPVDQVVTNAQLLLNLKVSPAMATRNATMQLMLNGQPLGTVPLGAEESDVSRFQLDIPSALLVSSNSLSFKINDGDAMQCQRDLTDKYRVTVLPDSRFELEGQQLDIGADLSHFPRPFFDSMQMTPATIAFAFGASLSSDSLSAAALISSWLGIQADYRGVSFAALTDTLPEKNGILIGHPGEKIGGMTLPQTTQPMLQIVDNPANPVYKLLLVVGKDEAALRTAAWRLTRGNFALQTASISLPVQKIPVSKPYDAPRWIPTDRPVKLSELIRKDQSLTVTGIWHPPLRVAFRAAPDLFLWDGETIPLHIGYRFPTENWIDENKSWLSMTLNDTFLHNLPVNKQGALETLWHKVGGDARQEKFDMPLEPYMIYGDNQLSLYFNITAKENAPCSVLLNNNIKSRIDEDSWIDLNHTRHFALMPNLSYFVGASFPFTRMADYSETVLMLPEHPTETQVATLLDMAARSGNATGAALYNNRVVMGVPAAGGNLELLRTRDVLAVSGMAQHDFNQALLSSSPFTSHDNTLGVREPTTWQKLQRWLTGDWTSDGVDADRYFSSNEAWRGFVSFRSPWNSDRLVVMALGSNDDQLSRLHEDLTSARINAGIRGDAAIITNENGVRSFRVGSQFPSGQMPMQMMIVWYANQHSALLAILGLIISSLTGLALYAFLKKRAHKRLNPETGK
- the bcsA gene encoding UDP-forming cellulose synthase catalytic subunit, with the translated sequence MKKLLLILLVLAMVPVALLVVITPMDSQKQYIFGLISIGLLFLMGFSKKRSISVIMVVMSLLMSTRYMYFRLTQTLHFNSEIETILGMGLFLAEVYVWVLLLLNYLQTIWPLKREIVPLPDDMSLWPTVDVYIPTYNESLEVVRDTVLAAQCIDYPRDKMKIYLLDDGKRREFAVFAADVGVGYITRNDNSHAKAGNLNHAMKLTQGELITVFDCDHVATRIFLQATVGGFLKDPKLALVQTPHYFYSPDPFERNLSVGRNIPNEGTLFYGPIQQGNDNWNATFFCGSCAVIRRSALEEIGGFAVETVTEDAHTALKMQRLGWKSAFLDIPLAAGLATERLVLHVIQRTRWARGMTQIFRLDNPLFGRGLTIQQRLCYLSAMLYYQFALPRIAFLTAPLAYLLFNLNIIHSSASLVFAYALPHLFLAIYINSRMNGRYRYSFWGEIYDLVLAFHLVLPTVVTMVFPKRGKFNVTDKGALLDVGYFDFRVVRPHLVIAILLGIGVIAGIVRAFAHDYYGVDPRVIALNVGWGLYSLIFLLAAIAVARETRQTRKTIRIDVTIPVLIHYASGISSRSQTADLSMGGCRIELPDDRHLTDEIEEIELLLQSGAISIPVKVVTTDERYIRLMFDDIPLSRRRELVRVVLARADAWIQPPKPQDNPFRSLATIVRCVFELFWMTWKTRRANRRVQAKVQVQEDGNA
- the bcsQ gene encoding cellulose biosynthesis protein BcsQ, with the translated sequence MPLVCVCSPKGGVGKTTMTANLAYALARAGSKVLALDFDVQNALRLHFGVPLSDSRGYVARAAESSDWSQFVLTAGGNIFVLPYGDATEPQRLAFEERLTHDEHFLTRGLSTLLNYPGLIIIADFPPGPTPALKAMSRLADLHLVTLLADTASLSLLPQIENQRLTGGVLNQKSGHYFVLNQSDNRRQISRDVTAFVENKLGEKLLGVVHRDESVGEANASQQSVFDFSPASAAAFDIELIAKKVAGILGVKVGDGTVHTLPRMSGF